The following coding sequences are from one Haploplasma axanthum window:
- a CDS encoding MarR family winged helix-turn-helix transcriptional regulator: MEDKNLGKELIIIVNKIKRYVDKENQKHQVPFGQGRILRFLYTNKINGKTVYQSDLKDAFSVRGASITGIVDALVKQGFVARNDDSIDKRKKNLGLTPLGEEKAQIIIKSIDKFEKEIKNVFSKQEFNDFRNKLAKLEKWIDYKEKLENETDI; the protein is encoded by the coding sequence ATGGAAGATAAAAATCTCGGTAAAGAACTAATAATTATTGTTAATAAAATAAAAAGATATGTTGATAAAGAAAATCAAAAACATCAAGTTCCATTTGGACAAGGAAGGATACTTAGATTTCTTTATACAAATAAAATAAATGGAAAAACGGTCTATCAGTCTGATTTAAAAGATGCATTTTCTGTCAGAGGTGCCTCGATAACAGGAATTGTAGATGCTCTTGTTAAACAAGGTTTTGTTGCAAGAAATGATGACTCTATTGACAAAAGAAAGAAAAATTTAGGACTTACTCCGTTAGGAGAAGAAAAAGCTCAAATCATAATAAAAAGTATTGATAAATTTGAAAAAGAAATTAAAAATGTTTTTTCGAAACAAGAATTTAATGATTTTAGAAATAAGTTAGCAAAATTAGAAAAATGGATAGATTAT